A single Mixta calida DNA region contains:
- the ilvN gene encoding acetolactate synthase small subunit gives MRRILSVLLENESGALSRVVGLFSQRGYNIESLTVAPTDDPTLSRMTIQTVGDEKALEQIEKQLHKLVDVLRVSELGQGAHIEREIMLVKIQASGYAREEVKRSAEIFRGQIVDVTPTLYTVQLAGTSEKLDAFLNTLREVAEIVEIARSGVVGVSRGDRIMR, from the coding sequence ATGCGTCGTATTTTATCGGTTCTGCTGGAGAATGAATCCGGCGCATTATCCCGCGTGGTCGGCCTGTTTTCCCAGCGCGGCTATAACATCGAAAGCCTGACGGTGGCGCCGACCGACGATCCGACGCTGTCGCGTATGACCATTCAGACCGTGGGCGATGAAAAGGCGCTGGAGCAGATCGAAAAACAGTTGCACAAGCTGGTGGATGTTCTGCGCGTCAGCGAACTGGGGCAGGGCGCGCATATCGAGCGCGAAATTATGCTGGTGAAGATTCAGGCCAGCGGCTACGCCCGCGAAGAGGTGAAGCGCAGCGCCGAAATTTTTCGCGGCCAGATCGTCGACGTGACGCCGACGCTTTATACGGTTCAGCTGGCTGGCACCAGCGAGAAGCTCGATGCGTTTCTCAATACGCTGCGCGAGGTAGCGGAAATTGTCGAAATCGCGCGCTCCGGCGTGGTCGGCGTTTCGCGCGGCGACCGGATTATGCGTTAA
- the cra gene encoding catabolite repressor/activator, which translates to MKLDEIARLAGVSRTTASYVINGKAKQYRVSDKTVEKVMAVVREHNYHPNAVAAGLRAGRTRSIGLVIPDLENTSYTRIANYLERQARQRGYQLLIACSEDQPDNEMRCIEHLLQRQVDAIIVSTSLPPEHPFYQRWANHSLPIIALDRALDREHFTSVVGADQEDAQALAAELRQLPVKNVLFMGALPELSVSFLREMGFREAWHGDERPIDFIYANSFERVAAAALFEKYLDEHPMPDALFTTSFGLLQGVMDVTLQREGRLPTELAIATFGDHELLDFLECPVLAVAQRHRDVAERVLELVLASLDEPRRPKPGLTRIRRNLVRRGKLSRKER; encoded by the coding sequence GTGAAACTGGATGAAATAGCGCGTCTTGCCGGTGTGTCGCGCACCACCGCCAGCTATGTCATCAACGGCAAGGCGAAGCAATATCGTGTCAGCGATAAAACCGTTGAGAAAGTCATGGCTGTGGTGCGCGAGCATAACTATCATCCGAATGCGGTGGCCGCCGGCCTCAGAGCGGGCAGAACCCGCTCTATCGGTCTGGTGATCCCCGACCTGGAAAATACCAGTTATACGCGTATCGCCAACTATCTGGAACGTCAGGCGCGCCAGCGCGGCTACCAGCTGCTGATCGCCTGTTCGGAAGACCAGCCGGACAATGAAATGCGCTGTATTGAGCATCTGCTGCAGCGTCAGGTGGATGCGATTATCGTTTCAACCTCGCTGCCGCCGGAACATCCTTTTTATCAACGTTGGGCGAATCACTCCCTGCCGATTATCGCGCTCGACCGCGCGCTGGATCGTGAGCATTTCACCAGCGTGGTGGGCGCCGATCAGGAAGATGCGCAGGCGTTGGCAGCTGAATTGCGTCAGCTGCCGGTTAAAAATGTGCTTTTCATGGGCGCGCTGCCGGAGCTGTCGGTCAGTTTCCTGCGCGAGATGGGATTTCGCGAAGCCTGGCATGGCGATGAAAGGCCGATCGATTTTATCTATGCCAACAGTTTCGAGCGCGTCGCAGCGGCCGCGCTGTTTGAAAAGTATCTGGATGAGCATCCAATGCCCGATGCGCTCTTCACCACCTCTTTTGGTCTGTTGCAGGGCGTCATGGATGTGACGCTACAGCGTGAAGGGCGGCTGCCGACTGAGCTGGCCATCGCCACGTTCGGCGATCATGAACTGCTCGATTTTCTTGAATGCCCGGTTCTGGCGGTGGCGCAGCGTCACCGCGACGTCGCAGAACGCGTGCTGGAACTGGTGCTGGCCAGCCTGGATGAACCGCGCAGGCCGAAACCTGGCTTAACGCGTATCCGCCGTAATCTGGTTCGGCGCGGTAAATTAAGTCGTAAAGAGCGGTAA
- the mraZ gene encoding division/cell wall cluster transcriptional repressor MraZ: MFRGATLVNLDSKGRLAVPTRYRETLIEESEGQMVCTIDLHQPCLLLYTLPQWEIIEQKLSRLSSMNPAERRVQRLLLGHASECQMDSAGRLLIASTLRQHASLTKEVMLVGQFNKFELWDEQTWYQQVREDIDAEQAAQEPLSERLQDLSL, translated from the coding sequence ATGTTTCGTGGCGCAACCTTAGTCAACCTCGATAGCAAAGGGCGGCTGGCCGTGCCAACGCGTTATCGCGAAACGCTGATTGAGGAATCTGAAGGCCAGATGGTTTGCACCATTGACCTCCATCAGCCCTGCCTGCTGCTTTATACCTTACCGCAATGGGAAATTATTGAACAAAAACTCTCTCGCTTATCCAGCATGAACCCCGCAGAGCGCCGCGTACAGCGCCTGCTGTTGGGACATGCGAGCGAATGTCAGATGGACAGCGCTGGCCGTTTACTGATCGCCAGTACGCTGCGTCAGCACGCAAGTCTGACAAAAGAAGTGATGCTGGTTGGACAGTTTAATAAGTTTGAACTGTGGGATGAACAGACCTGGTATCAACAAGTCAGGGAAGATATTGACGCTGAGCAAGCCGCTCAGGAGCCGCTTTCAGAGCGGTTGCAGGATTTGTCACTATAG
- the rsmH gene encoding 16S rRNA (cytosine(1402)-N(4))-methyltransferase RsmH yields MQDNFIHTTVLLDEAVNALNIKEDGVYIDGTFGRGGHSRLILSQLGEQGRLFAIDRDPQAIAAAAAIDDPRFTIIHGPFSALADYVEARGLTGKVDGILLDLGVSSPQLDDAERGFSFMRDGPLDMRMDPTRGLSAAEWLLQAEENDIAFVLKTYGEERFARRIARAIVERNRLQPMTRTKELAEVIAAATPIKDKFKHPATRSFQAIRIWVNSELEEIEQALKGALTALAPGGRLSIISFHSLEDRLVKRFMREQSRGPQVPAGLPMTEAQLQKLGGRHLKALGKMMPGEAEVAENPRARSSVLRIAERTTS; encoded by the coding sequence ATGCAGGATAACTTTATACATACCACGGTGCTGTTGGATGAAGCCGTCAACGCGCTCAACATTAAAGAAGACGGCGTTTATATCGACGGCACCTTTGGTCGGGGCGGACACTCGCGCCTGATCCTTTCCCAGCTGGGGGAGCAGGGCAGACTGTTCGCCATTGACCGCGACCCGCAGGCTATCGCTGCCGCCGCTGCCATTGACGATCCGCGCTTCACCATTATTCATGGGCCTTTTTCGGCGCTGGCGGATTATGTCGAGGCGCGCGGCCTGACCGGAAAAGTGGACGGCATACTGCTTGATCTGGGCGTATCTTCGCCGCAGCTGGATGACGCCGAGCGCGGCTTCTCCTTTATGCGCGACGGTCCGCTGGATATGCGTATGGACCCGACGCGCGGCCTTTCTGCTGCCGAATGGCTCCTGCAGGCGGAAGAGAACGATATCGCCTTCGTGCTGAAAACCTATGGCGAAGAGCGTTTCGCCAGGCGTATCGCGCGCGCCATTGTGGAGCGTAATCGTCTGCAACCCATGACGCGCACCAAAGAGCTGGCGGAAGTGATCGCCGCCGCCACGCCGATAAAGGATAAGTTCAAGCATCCGGCGACGCGCAGTTTCCAGGCGATCCGCATTTGGGTCAACAGCGAGCTGGAAGAGATTGAACAGGCTTTGAAGGGCGCGTTAACGGCACTGGCGCCCGGCGGACGGCTTTCCATTATCAGTTTCCATTCGCTGGAAGACAGGTTGGTAAAGCGCTTTATGCGTGAGCAGAGCCGCGGCCCGCAGGTGCCGGCCGGGCTGCCGATGACTGAAGCGCAGCTGCAGAAGCTCGGCGGCCGTCATTTGAAAGCGCTCGGCAAAATGATGCCGGGCGAAGCGGAAGTGGCTGAGAACCCACGCGCGCGCAGTTCGGTGCTGCGTATAGCGGAGAGAACGACATCATGA
- the ftsL gene encoding cell division protein FtsL: MIGNERHSLPGVIGGDLLRHGKIPLLLLIAVLVSAVLVVTTAHKTRLLTAQREQLVLERDALDIEWRNLILEENALGDHSRVERTATEKLQMQHVDPAQENIVVHQ; the protein is encoded by the coding sequence ATGATCGGGAATGAGCGGCACAGCCTGCCAGGCGTTATCGGCGGCGACCTGCTGCGTCATGGCAAAATTCCGCTGCTGCTGTTGATTGCCGTGTTGGTGTCGGCTGTGCTGGTCGTGACGACGGCGCACAAAACGCGCCTGCTGACGGCGCAGCGCGAGCAGCTGGTGCTGGAGCGCGACGCGCTCGATATTGAGTGGCGCAACCTGATTTTGGAAGAGAACGCGCTGGGCGACCACAGCCGCGTTGAGCGCACGGCGACGGAAAAACTGCAGATGCAGCATGTCGACCCGGCACAGGAAAATATTGTGGTACATCAATAA
- a CDS encoding peptidoglycan glycosyltransferase FtsI, translating into MRSATKALKLKKQEDQASFVSWRFALLCGGIFLALVGLMMRVAWLQVINPERLVREGDMRSLRVQAIPTARGMITDRAGRPLAVSVPVNAIWADPKELHDHGGITLDSRWKALADALSVPLDQLANRVNANPKGRFVYLARQVNPAIGDYIKKLKLPGIHLREESRRYYPAGQVTSHLIGFTNIDGQGIEGVEKSFDRWLTGQPGERTVRKDRYGRVIEDISTVDSQAAHNLALSIDERLQALVYRELNNAVAFNKAESGTAVLVDVNTGEVLAMANSPAYNPNNLSNTPKDVMRNRAITDIFEPGSTVKPMVVMTALQRGVVRENSVLNTIPYRVNGHEIKDVARYNELTLTGVLQKSSNVGVSKLALAMPSSALVETYSRFGLGKPTNLGLVGESSGLYPQKQRWSDIERATFSFGYGLMVTPLQLARVYATIGSYGVARPLSITKVDPPVPGERVFPEQLVKTVVHMMESVALPGGGGVKAAIKGYRIAIKTGTAKKVGPDGRYVNKYIAYTAGVAPASHPRFALVVVINDPQAGKYYGGAVSAPVFGAIMGGVLRTMNIEPDALPVGEKNELVNNKKEGSSDRS; encoded by the coding sequence ATGAGATCCGCTACCAAAGCGCTTAAGTTGAAAAAACAGGAAGATCAGGCCAGCTTTGTCAGCTGGCGTTTTGCGTTGCTGTGCGGCGGCATCTTCCTGGCGCTGGTGGGATTGATGATGCGGGTCGCCTGGCTGCAGGTGATTAACCCCGAACGCCTGGTGCGGGAAGGGGATATGCGCTCGCTGCGCGTACAGGCGATACCCACCGCGCGCGGCATGATTACCGATCGCGCCGGTCGTCCGCTGGCGGTGAGTGTGCCGGTAAACGCTATCTGGGCCGATCCTAAAGAGCTGCATGACCACGGCGGCATTACGCTCGACAGCCGCTGGAAAGCGCTGGCCGACGCGCTTTCCGTGCCGCTCGATCAGCTGGCCAACCGCGTCAACGCCAACCCGAAAGGCCGCTTTGTCTATCTGGCGCGCCAGGTTAACCCGGCGATCGGTGATTACATCAAGAAACTGAAGCTGCCGGGCATCCATCTGCGCGAAGAGTCGCGCCGCTACTATCCCGCCGGGCAGGTCACTTCTCATCTTATCGGCTTTACCAATATCGACGGTCAGGGCATCGAAGGGGTGGAAAAAAGCTTCGATCGCTGGCTGACCGGTCAGCCGGGCGAGCGGACGGTGCGTAAAGACCGCTACGGCCGCGTGATTGAAGATATCTCCACCGTCGACAGCCAGGCGGCGCATAACCTGGCGCTCAGCATCGACGAGCGTTTGCAGGCGCTGGTTTACCGCGAGCTAAATAACGCCGTCGCCTTCAACAAGGCGGAATCCGGCACGGCGGTGCTGGTCGACGTCAATACCGGCGAAGTGCTGGCGATGGCCAACAGCCCGGCCTACAACCCGAACAACCTCAGCAACACGCCGAAAGATGTGATGCGCAACCGCGCCATCACCGACATCTTCGAGCCGGGTTCCACCGTCAAGCCGATGGTGGTGATGACCGCGCTGCAACGCGGCGTGGTGCGGGAAAACAGCGTGCTGAACACTATTCCTTACCGCGTCAACGGCCATGAAATCAAGGACGTCGCGCGCTATAACGAACTAACCCTCACCGGGGTTTTGCAGAAGTCGAGTAACGTCGGAGTATCAAAACTGGCGTTAGCGATGCCCTCCTCAGCGCTAGTGGAAACATATTCACGCTTTGGGCTGGGCAAACCAACCAATTTGGGGTTGGTCGGGGAAAGCAGTGGCCTGTATCCCCAAAAACAAAGGTGGTCCGATATTGAAAGGGCCACCTTCTCTTTCGGTTATGGGCTGATGGTGACGCCGCTCCAGCTGGCGCGTGTTTACGCCACCATCGGCAGCTATGGCGTCGCGCGTCCGCTCTCCATTACAAAAGTCGATCCGCCGGTTCCGGGCGAACGCGTCTTTCCTGAGCAGCTGGTGAAAACCGTGGTGCATATGATGGAAAGCGTGGCGCTGCCGGGCGGCGGCGGCGTGAAGGCCGCGATCAAAGGCTATCGCATCGCGATTAAAACCGGCACCGCGAAAAAAGTCGGTCCCGATGGTCGCTACGTCAATAAATATATCGCCTACACTGCCGGCGTGGCGCCCGCCAGCCATCCGCGCTTTGCGCTGGTGGTGGTGATTAACGATCCGCAGGCGGGCAAATATTACGGCGGCGCCGTGTCGGCGCCGGTATTCGGCGCCATCATGGGCGGCGTGTTGCGCACCATGAATATTGAACCGGATGCGCTGCCGGTTGGTGAAAAGAATGAGTTGGTTAACAACAAGAAAGAGGGTTCAAGTGACAGATCGTAA